The sequence below is a genomic window from Streptomyces sp. NBC_00289.
CGCCAGCTGGGCAAGTCCGATCCCATCGACGCCTATGCCGCCGCCGAGGCGGTCGCCTCCGGACGCGCGGGCGTCATCCCCAAAAGCCACACCGGTGCCGCCGGGGGGCTTGCGGGTCCTGTACAACGCCCGCGCCTAGGCCATGAAGGCTCGCACGCAGGCCGTCAACCAGATCCGCAGCCTCCTGGTCACCGCGCCCGACACCTTGCGCGGCCAACTGCGCGTCTGGCGGCAGCAGACCTGATCAGTATGTGCGCCAGGCTCCGGCCGACACCGGACCTGGCCGACCCGACCGCCGCCAAGTTCACCCTGCGACGCCTTGCCCGCCGCTACCAGGACCTCGGGCGTGAAATCAGCGAATACGACGCCGAGTGGACCGCACTGACGGCTCAGGCCGCGCCGATGCTGCTGGCCGTCAACGGCGTCGGCCCCGAGACCGCCGCCCGCCTCCTGGCTGCAGTCGGCGACAACCCCGAGCGACTGCGCTCCGAGGCAGCCTTCGCCCATGTGTGCGGCGCCGCACCTCTGCCGGCCTCCTCCGGCCGCCGGGACCGCCACCGGCTGAACCGGGGAGGCAACCGGTCAGCCAACGCGGCCCTCTACCGCATCGCGGCCGTCCGCATGCAGCACGACCGGCGCACCCGCGAGTACGTGGCCCGACGCACTGCGCAGGGACTGCAGAAGAAGGACATCATCCGCTGCCTCCAAGCGCTACAAAGCCCGCGAGATCTTCAGGGCCTTGACCTGTACAAACATCGCGAAGGCCGACCAACCTTGCACAGGCCGCTTGACAGGAGATAGGAGCTTCTCCCTCGCGTGACGGCGACTTGGCAAGCCACCTCCACAACGGAGCTTCGTTGCGTCCGGTCGCGCACCCGACCAGCATCGTCACACCGCCGCAACCTGCACACGTGGGGACCACCGCGACTTTGCAATCGCCTTGCGTGGGACGCTTCCGGCGGAAGACCTGGTGAGGGGAGGGAGCGAGCGAAGAGCATCTCGGCGATGGTGTGCCGTGTTTGCACAGAAGGCCACCGCACAGTATTACGACCGCGCCGAGGGCCATCGCCGCAAACCTGGACTTTCCCCATGCTCGCCAGGTCGCCCGGATCGTGCGGCACCGGAAGTAGCGGTAGCCGGTGCCATGCGAGATACCCGTCGCGCGCCAGGCAGTGCACACACCCCGCATCACAAAATGAGCGCAGTACCAGCATCGCCTGCCGGAATGGCCTCAACGCGCGCGAGGCCTGCGGCCTGTCAATCTGTCGCCATGAGCACTGAGCAACTTCGCCAGCATCGCCATGATGTGGCGCGGTACCGCCGAGTTAACTCAGCACTTTTCGGCGGTTACGATAGCGTTCCATATGTGCTCTTCTGCTGGCGAGAGAGGGCATGCCGATTCCATGTCTTTCCGACCTTCAGGAGGCAGGTATATGTAAACTCCGTGACACCATGCAATTGCGTAGAGCCCATTATTGACATGTGATAGAATTCGAGCAAAAAGATCCCGATTAAATTTCAAGAGACTTTCCTTTTGTGTGTCAATTTGGGCTTGTCCGGATTTGAGTACTCGCCTGAGGGTCTGTGTTCTTGAGCATCTTCGGAAGACGGCCTCAGGCGCGGATCAGTGGCGCAGGAGTGCAACCTCGCCGTTCGAATGCCTCTCTCGACGGGGCGGACTGCTGCTCGGGTTGGTTGTTGAGGGGGAGGGGAGGGGCATGTTCGGCGGGACTACCGCCGCTGACTCCGATCCGGTGCAGGTAGGCCCGCAGCGAGGTGTAGAGCGAGGCGTCCCCTCCCGAAGGATCAACGGTCACCAAGCAGGATCGCGCCGTCTGTCAGCCTCTTAACTGCTGTAGATCCATGGCCGGCTGTCTGACTGCTTGCGGCTACGGCCATTGCTGTCTCTCGCAGCCGTCGGTGGTTCACAGAGTGTGAAAACCGGCACCGCGCGCTCATAGTCTGACCGCGCCTAGACCACAGCTGCCTCGGCGCTGCTGCCTGGACGAGCGCGGAAGTCAGCGGTGGTTTGATGCCAGGTATCGTTTGATGCCTAGGTATGCCTGCCCCTTCCACCCAACACGGTCCTCTTGCCGCTGCAGGGAAGCTTGAGCAATACGTGCTTACGAGGACGGTAGATCAGCTGGCTGCACTCGCCGAACCTGAAGCAGACCGCTGCGGCCATGGACATGCGGCTGCGGGAAGCTTGAACCGACTACAGGTGTGTCACCTCTTGGCGCTCAGGCCGGAGCGTGCGACGTCATCAAACCGAGGCGGGTAGGCGGGTGTGGTGACGATCGGTCGCCCTCAGCGCGAACGGCGCCGCCCACCAAGTACCGCGCTCCGTGGACGCTTCCGGTGTCCTCGTCTCGTTCGGGTGCTTGGGGGCGGTGCTGGACGGTGGTGTTACGGCACGGTCGAGCCGTGACGAGAACGGGCAGGGGTCGTGTTACGGCTGTCGAGAGCGCGCAAGGCGCCGCGTGATCTGGTGCTGCGGGCACGGATGGTCGAGCTGAGCTGGGCTTGGTAGCGAGTGCCCATCGCGGGACGAGCTGAAGTGCAACCAAAGGACGGTCGGCGAGTGGTTGCCCTGCTTCAACCGCTTGGGCCTGGAGGGCCATGGACGCTGGAGTGGCCGAGAGCCTTCGTGATCGTGTGGAGTCGCTGGTGCGGAAGACATGGGTGGGACGGACGGCTGGGTACTCGCCCCGCCGGCCGCTTGTGGCCAGCAGGCCGCCGTCGTGGATGCGGCTGAGGAGCAGCTCCGTGATGTCGGTGAGCTCGGTCATCGGCGCTTCCCCGAAGGCCGTCCGCGGCCCCGGTTGCGGGACGCGGGCTGGTGACGCGGGCCGACGACCGCGGCCGCCTCGTCGTCCGGCTCGTCGTCCAGCGGCTCGTCGACGGTCTCGGTCTCCAGCGGCTCGCCCTTCGCGGCGGCCTGGGCCCGCTTGGCGAGCACGCGCTTCCTGAGGGCCTTCATCTGCGGCTCGCGCTCCTTGAGGTCGGCGACGAGCGGCGTGGCGATGAAGATCGAGGAGTACGCACCGGCCGCGAGGCCGACGAACAGCGACAGCGAGATGTCGTTGAGCATGCCGGCGCCGAGGACGCCGCCGCCGATGAACAGCAGGGCGCCGACCGGCAGCAGCGCGACCACGGTGGTGTTGATCGAGCGGACCAGCGTGCTGTTGATCGACCGGTTGGCGATGTCGCTGTAGGTCCAGCGGGTCTGCTTGGTGATGTCCTTCGTCTGCTCCTTGAGGCTGTCGAAGACGACGACCGTGTCGTAGAGCGAGTAACCGAGGATCGTCAGCAGACCGATCACCGTGCCCGGCGTGACCTCGAAGCCGACGAGGGCGTAGATGCCGACCGTGATGGTGATGTCGTGGATCAGGGCGACGAGGGCCGCGAGCGCCATGCGCCACTCGAACGCGATCGCCAGGTAGATCACGACGAGGACCATGAAGATCGCCAGGCCCTGCCAGGCCTTGTTGGCGATCTGGTCGCCCCAGCTGGGGCCGACCAGGTCCGCGTTGATGTTCTCCGAGTCGACCTTCAGCTCCTTGGCGAGGGTCTCCTTGATCTGGTCGGACTTGCCGGTGTCGATGCCGGCGATCTGGACGCGCAGGCTGCCGTCACCGAGCTTCTGGACGATGGCGTCGTGTCCGGACGCGTCCTCCGCGAACGTCTCGGCCTGGGCGACCGAGACGCTCATGTTCTTCGGGGTGGTGAAGACGGCACCGCCCTGGAACTCGATGCCCATGTTCAGGCCGCGCACCGCGAGGCCGAGGATGGCCGTGATGGTGATCAGTATCGAGATGCCGTACCAGATCTTGCGGTTGCCGACGAAGTCGTAGCCGACCTCGCCGCGGTGCAGTCGGGCGCCGAGGTTGCCGAGCTTCGACATCTCACGCCTCCTTCGGGTCGACGGGGGCGGCCGGACGGCGGGTGCGGCGAAGCGGGGGCTTCGCGCCGAGTGCCTTCGGGTCGAGGCCGGAGAACTTGTGGCCGTTCGCGAAGAACTTCTTGCGGGCGAGGATCGTCATCAGCGGCTTGGTGAAGAGGAAGACGACGACCACGTCGAGCACGGTGGTCAGACCGAGCGTGAACGCGAAGCCCTGGACCTTGCCGACGGTGACGATGAACAGCACCGCGGCGGCGAGGAAGGACACGAAGTCGGAGACCAGGATGGTGCGCCGGGCACGCGGCCAGGCCCGCTCGACGGCGGGGCGCAGCGAGCGGCCCTCGCGGATCTCGTCCCGGATGCGTTCGAAGAACACGATGAACGAGTCCGCGGTGATACCGATCGCGACGATGGCGCCACAGACGGCCGGCAGGTTCAGCGCGAAGCCGATGGCCGGGCCGAGCAGCGCCATGATCACGTAGGTGAGGGCCGCGGAGACCAGCAGCGAGGGGATCGCGATGACGGACAGACCGCGGTAGAAGATCAGCAGGTAGATGACGACCAGGGCCAGGCCGATCGCGCCCGCGATCAGACCGGCGTGCAGCTGCTCACCACCGAGGGCGGCGGTCACCGTGGTGACGCTGTCCTCCTTGAAGGTCAGCGGCAGGGCGCCGTACGACAGCATGTTGGCGAGGCTCTGGGCCTCCTGCTGGCCGAAGCTGCCGGAGATCTCCGCGCTGCCACCGGTGAGCGCCTGGCTGACGGACGGGTCGGAGACGACCTCACCGTCCAGGACGATCGCGAACTGGTTCTGCGGCTGCTGGTTCTTCGCCAGCTCGCCCGTGATGTCCCCGAACTTCTTGCTGCCCTTGTTCGTGAACTCCATGGTGACCGTCCAGCCGGCGGCGGTCGTCGTGTTGAAGACGGCCTGCGCCTTCTTGACGTCCGTGCCGTCGACAGCGGCGGCGCCGAGGACGTACTTCTGCCACTGGCCGCCCGAGTTCTGGCCGCAGGCGACGGTCGGCTCGGTGGCCTTGGCGTTTTTGCCGGCCGTGCTGCGGACCGACTTCTTGCTGCAGTCCAGCGCCGCGTACTGCGCCTGGAGCTTGGCGGTCGCCGGGTCGACGGAGGCGCTGGCGCTGGGGGTCGGGGAGCCGCTCGCGGCGGCCGAGCTTCTCGCCGACGGGGAGCTGTCCGCCTTCAGGGCGTCGGTGACGGCGCGCCCCTGCGTGCTGGCGGACGCCGACGGGGACGCCGAGGTGGAGGGTGACGCGGACGAGCCGGCCTTGTCGGTCGCCTTGTCGGTGGCCTTGCCCGAGGCGCTGCTGGAGGCGCTCGGCGACGGGGTGGCCGTCGCGGCGCCGCCGCTCACCTCGGTGGCGATCACCGGGCGGAAGTACAGCTTGGCGGTGGTACCGACCTGGTCCCGGGCCTCCTTGGAGTTCGTGCCCTTGGGGATGTTGACGATGATGTTCTCTTCGCCCTGGGTCTGAACCTCGGCCTCCGAGACACCAAGACCATTGACACGGCGGTTCATGATGTCGACCGCTGTGTTCATGTTGGTCTTGTTGATCGCGGATTCCTGGCCTTTCTCCGGGACCGCCCGGAGCGTGATGCTCGTACCACCGGCAAGGTCGATGCCGAGGCGCGGAGTGGTGTGCCCGGAGGCGAACATCCCGCCGGTGAGCGCCACGATGGCGATCAGGATGAGGGCCAGCGAGCGCCACGCGTTCCCGTTACCCGCTGAGCGCTGACGTTTCATGCGTTCGGCATACACCTTGTCTCCCTCAGGTCCTGTACTGCGCGAACGTGGGGAAACGTCGCCGCTCACAGTTCGTGTGCAAGTAGAGCGCTTACGATGGATCATGCACTCCTGGGCGTCGCCTGGCTGTAGAAGGCCAGACGAATCATCTGCCGGCACCACGCCATGCGCCGGTCATGGCCTGCAGCATCGGTACCAGCCGCTCCGGCGACGTGCCGCGCGCACGATCCGTCCAGATCACTCCCCAGCTGATGAAGAACGCAGCTGCGTATCTCGTCGACGCTGGAGGACAGGTCCGGACCAAGGGAAGTGCAGAAAAGGGCCTGAGACAACGCTTCCAACACGTCCACGCCCGCCAGTGTTCGCACGGGCGTCACTGAATACATCGAGGCCATAGCACACCTACCTCATTTTGGGCGATTGCTCACTTAATCTCTAAGTTCGCCCGGCACGCGCCTCTCCGCAGGAGTAAACGCTACCTATCTCCTTCACGGACGCGTGGTGGAGGCCGTCGTCGTGCCGATGGCAGTCGCCAAGGATCGTGTAGTCCCTCATGCGGGAGAAGACGCGCTCGGCGCGGACACCCACTTGGCGGTGAGCGACGTTGCGCCGTCCACGATCTACAGCACGTTCGATCATCCGTCGATGCCAGCTCGAGTGCGAATAGCAGGCCGAGCCCTGTCGGTCCGGTGAGGTCGCTTGCCGAACTGCACAGGTAGTGACATCGCCGGGACCATGGCGGGTTCTACGCCGCCGTGAACCGTGGACGCAATGATGCCGGCCGGCTGCAGCGGGCACTGGCCGAAGCTTCGCCCGGCGACAACATCGCCACTGTCACCGCCAGGCAGCCGCACGATCTGATTGAGCGACTGACTACCGCGGGGAGTGGCAGACGGGCGGACCTCCTCGTCTTTGCGGACACCGTACGGCGTCCCCCTCGGCTTCCTTCTGGCGACCCCGTGTAATCCTGGCCGGATGCGATCGGACCGGGTACTGCGCCGTGCTGTCCCGCCCTGTCAGTCGCACACCCTGGGCCGAACGCGCCGGCACGGGTTCGTCTTCGGCCAGCCCAACACACTGGGCACCGAAACAGTCAGGACACCTGGGACAAGTTAGTTAGAAGTGAATGAGCTTCGCTATCAGATCCGGCTCGCTCACAGCGTCCTGCAGTGCGATCGGGGCCGTCACCATGCCAGCACCTTTCCCGACGCGCACCATGCCGACAACCGTGCCCGCCCGGGCGGAGCGTGGGACGCCGTCGCTCTCAAGGCGGCTCTTTACTTCCAGACCGGGCCATCCGACTGCCTTGAGATCCCTGGTTGCCATAAGCGGGACCCTGTGGCCGAATCCGTCGTTTGCGTAGCCGACAAGATCGCCCTTCATGATTATGCTTGCCGATTCGGCGGCATCTTGCGCAGCCCTTATGAGAGTTATGCTGTCTGTGATCGCCCTCTGCAGCTTGGCATTGACGCTAGCGCCTGTGTGAATAGCGAACACGGCTCCGACGATCCGGTGCCTTCTGCCGTCAATTATAGTGTCCGCAGACCACAGCAAGTTCCCGCCGGCCGATGTCGACGAACCAGTCTTCACACCGTTCACGCCTGGCTCCAGGAGTGCGCGGCCATTGTTATTGTAGACCGTTGCGATCTGGTCAGATATTTCGACCTGTGTAGTGTCGACGATCTCCCGGAACACCTCATTCTGCAGTACGGCTTTGGCCAATTTCAACTGATCAATAGCAGTGGAAAGTGTCGTCGCCTTCAGGCCGCTCGGATCCGTGTATATAGTGTCTTTCATGCCAAGCGCCTTAGCTGCGGCATTCATTTTTTTCACGAACACCCTCTCGGACAGGGAGTCCCAGCGGGCCAACAAGCGTGCCGCGTTGTTCGCAGAAGGAATCAACAACAACTGCAGCATCTGCTTTTCAGTGAATGCCTGCCCTTTCCTGATCGGCGCGGTCGACTCGCCGTCAGCGTTGGACTCGATCTCGGCTTGCTGATCGACCTCTATCATTGGACCCTCTGCCTCCCCTGCGAGGGGATGGTTCTGCAGAACCACATACGCTGTCATTGTCTTGGCTACACTGGCGATGGGTGAAGGACGCTGCTCTCCATTCACTCCCATGATGCCAACACCTTCCACCTCCACTGCGGCTTGGCCCTCTTCGGGCCAGGGCAGGTTCGGCGCATTTCCTTCGAAGGTGTAGTGCAGCTCGGGTGGCATCGTAATGAAAGGTGCCGGGAGGGGACGCGCCATCTGTATGAAGATAAAGAAGATCGATAGAAGAACTATCAACGGTGTGGCGATCCTGAGTCGCCGCACTATTACCCAGAGTGGCTTTCCTTGTGGCGTGTCCGTCGAATCGCCTAGCAAGGTTCTTGCCTGCTCAGAATCAATTCTGTTTTGGCGTCGCGTCGGGATGTGCAGGCCCAGATTCACTTCAACGTACCGTAGGGCGTCTGCCGCGGGTGGGTCGCGGGCCTCCCACGTTATGCCGCTCCCAACCATTCAGTCCGCCCCATATGCCTTCAGTGATACCCTCACGAAGTGCCATACGGAAACAGAGTTCGGAAACGTTACATTTATGGCATACTTTTTTAGCCAGCCCATCCCAGCCGCGCTGACCGGATTGGTTGGAGGGGAAGAAGATATCCGGGTCGATACCTGGAGCCGTACATGCCGCCCCCTCTTGCCAGATTTTTTCCGATGATTTGTTCATTGCAGATCCTGATAGGTGAAGGGTTTAAATAAAATTCTTGGATCATTCAGGGGTGACTGAAAGCTACCTAATCTGCGAGTGCATCAAACTGGTGACCTTGCCATTGTGGTCATCCTCGTGCATTGCGTGTCGAAGTGGTCGCGGAAAATTCAATGTGTTCAATTCGGGAAACTTAATCGATAGCCAGTTGCCCTTTAATCCACGATGTGGTCCACCGGTGCGAATTTCCTGAGTAATTGCTGCTCATAGAAGCTCAGCTGAGAGGATGGGGCTTCAGGGACAGCCGGGTCGCTCCGAGCAGGTTGAAACTTACGGTTTTCAAGGCTGTACGCAGAGCGGTGAGCGTCTGCTAACGGGCTTTCAGATGCGCTATCTTCCGGGTGACGTCTGGACGAGGAGGCGTTGCGCACGACTGTCCTACTCTGCCTCGTAACTGACTGGCTTTCGCCCGTGCCGCAGCGGCGTCGACGCTTGGTGGTGGACGGAAAGTGCCTGCGCGGAGCGAAGCGCCCCGACGGCAGCCAGATCTACTTCCTGTCCGCAGTACGCCACGACGACGCACTGACGGTGGCCGCGCGCGAGATCGGCGCCAAGACCAACGAGATCCCGAGTTCCAGCCCTTGCTGGAGCAGATCGACGACGAGGAACTGAAGGACACCGTGGTCACAGTGGACGCCCTGCACGCCAAACGCGCCCACGCCCACTACCTGGTGGAGGAATGCGACGCGCACTACCTGTTCACCGTGAAGGGCAACCAGAAGAACCTCGCCAAGCAGCTCAAAACCCTGCCCTGGAAGGACGTCCCGGTGCTGCACCGCTCCACAGCGCACGGCCACGGCCGCGACGAGATCCGCGAACTGCAAGTCGTCAGCGTCAGCGGCCTCCTGTTCCCCCCACGCCCGCCAGGTCATCCGCAGGCGCCGCCTGTTCGGCGCCAAGAAGTGGAGCTCAGAGACGGTCTACGCGATCACCGACCTGCCCACAGAACAGGCAAGTGCCGACGAGATCGCCTCCTGGGCCCGGGACCACTGGACGATCGAAAACTCCGTGCACTGAGGATTTTCAGCAGTAGCTCTCAAGGGTGAGGACGGCTTTGGCTGCGGTGGTGAGCCAGGTGGGGCTGCAGCGGGCTTTGCGGAAGATCCGCCAGGTCTTCAATCGGGCCATGCCGCGCTCGACCGGGTAGCGCAGGCGGGCATGAGCCCTGTTCAGCGATAGCTGCCGGCGGTTGAGTTCTTTGCCGGGAGAACGTCGGATCGGGGTGGTGATGGTGCCGCCGGCACCGAGGTAGCCGAGGTCGGCCAGGACCGGGATACCGAGTCTGCGGCAGGTGTCGATGATCCGGTGGGTGCGGGCGGCGGTGAGGTCGTGGGTGCGACCGGGCAGCGCCTTCGAGATCCATACGATGGTGCCGTCCGGATCGGTGACGACCTGCAGGTTCACACCGTGACGCCGGTGCTTTCCCGAGTAGTCCCCGCGGCCGTCACCGACCCGGTCGCACTCCGCGAGGGTGCCGTCCACCAGCACGTATTCCGCCCGGGCCTTCACTTCACGCAGGGCCCGCGTCAGCCCCGGAGCCCGGCGCGCCAGCAGGCCCACCACGGAGCGGACATAGGCGTGCGCGGTCCCGACGCTGATGCGGAAACCAGCGGCGATCTGGGCCAGCGTGGTGTGCTGGCGCAAGTACACGAGCGCGACAACCGCACGCGCGGACGGACGGAGCTTGCACCGGCGGTCACCCTCACGAAGGACGATCAGCATCGTGACCGTCTCCACGAGGGCATGCGGGAGGTCGAGTGCGGCAGGATACGTAATCAACGGGGCTCCCCGGCAACCGAGATCAGATGTCAGATACCTCTCTCAACTGCCTGGGAGCCTCGTCCGTTGCCCTGCCAGCCATCCCCTTGCATCACTCGATCAGTGGCCACCCTGAAAACGCTCACTGGATCAGGGACGTCGTCTTCGGCGAGGACGCCCGCAAGACCCACACACGCAACACCCCCGCCGTCATGGCCACCCTGAGCGACATCGTCAGGGGCACCCTTCGAACAACCGGCTGGGCCAACACCGCCAGCGCGCGACGCGCCCACACCACCCCGCGCCATCCTCACGCTCCACGGCATCACATGATCAAACCGCACATCCAGGGAACACTCCGGGGCCGTGGGTCCACACCCTGGCCGAGGAGGTGATGGCCCTCAACGAGCAGATCCGCGAGATGGACAAGCTCATCGAGGGCCGGTTTCGCGAACACGAGCTCGCCGACATCATCCTGAGCGTCCCCGGAATCGGCGCGACCCTGGGTGCCGAGTTCCTCGCCGCCGTCGGCGGCAGCCTGGACGACTTCGGCTCCCCGGACGCCCTGGCGGCTTTCGCCGGGGCCGCCCCCGCACCTCGCGACTCGGGCAAGGTAAGCGGCAACCTCCACCGGCCGATCGTTTACCATCGGAAACTCCAGCGCGTGTCTTCTACACGTCCGCACTGGTCAGCGTCCAGTTCGACCCGAACTCGCGGAAGTTTTATGACCGCAAACGCGCAGAGGGGAAGAAGCATGTTCAGGCCGTGCTCGCCCTCGCCCGCCGACGCGTCTACGTCCTCTGGGCGTTGATCCGCGATCGACGGTGCTACGAAGTGACACCACCGGTGCCTGCGGCAGCTTGACAACAACATTAGGAAGCATGTGATCGCGATCGCCCAGCCGGCCAGGCGGCGTGAGCACAGGTCGATCACGGTCGCGGGATAGAGCGGTTTCGCGCCGCTGACCGGCAAGTACGTGATGTGCCGACGTACTTCTCATTCACCGCGGGCGCGGTGAAATCGCGGCCGATCAGGTTCGGGGCCTCCGCCGCGGCCGGGTCCGCGACGGTGGTGCGCTGCTGGCGCCGCAGACGCACTCCAGCGAGCCCGATGGCCCGCATGACGCGGGCGACGCGCTCGTGGGTCACGGCCTGGCCGCCGCCGTCGCGGAGTTCGGCAGTAACCCTGGGGACACCGTAAGTCGCGTCCGAGTCCCGGTGGACGTGGGTATCCAGGCCGCGAGCCGGGCGTCTGCCGCCTGGCGGGCGGACCGCTCGGGGGCGGCGACGAACTGGAAGCGGCTGCTCACCAGTTGGTCGCGCCCGCGAAATACTTTGCGGCCTTGCGCAGGATCTCTCGCTCCTGCCGTAGCTCTGCGTTCTGCTTGCGCAGCGCCGCATTCTTCGCCTCCAACGACGTCGACGCCGCCGGACCCGCCGCCTGGTGCGTCACATGAGAGCCCGCGGGGCGGCCGTCGGCAGCCCGTATCCAGTTCCGCAGCGTCTCGGTGTTCACCCCGAGATCAGCGGCGACCGACTTGATCGTCGCTCCCGGCCTCGACTGGTACAACGCGACCGCATCCGCCTTGAACCCGGCGGGATAGTGCTTCATTCCCACGGGGACTCCGTTCTCCTGGATCATCAAGATCCAAGTCCAAGTCCCTCCGGTGCCCAAACTCCGGGGTCAGGGCCCGTTACCGCCCGACCCGGTCATGCTGGCGAGGGGTGCGCTGGGGCCGTATTGGGCTCTGACGTGGGAGGAGTCGACGGCCTAGCCGGACCAGTCCAGCCACGATGCCGCGTGACTGACTTAGAGCTCGCGCAGATAGACGTCGTGGGGAGCCCCCAGCGACAAGGTGGGCACAGGTCCCGGTGATCATGGAGTTGCGACGCTCTGTGATTACTGGGGGGACCTGTGCCCGTGCTTCCATCATGGCTGACTGACCCGCTCTGGGAACAATTCGCGGCGCTGCTGCCCGAGCGCCCTACGGTCGATCCGTCCCACCCGCTGGGGTGCCACCGGCGCCGTATCAGCGACCGGATCGTGTTCGACAAGTTGCTGCAACTCCTGCGGTTCGGCTGCTCCTACCAGGCGATCTCCGACACGACCTGCTCGGCGACCACCATCCGCAACCGCCGCGACGAATGGATCCGGCTCGGCGTCTTTGGCCGACTCAAGCAGATCACGCTGGAGTCCTACGACCGGATCGTCGGGCTCGTGCTCGACCAGATCGCCGTCGACGGCTCCATCACCAAGGCCCCCGGCGGCGGCGAGGTCGCCGGGCGCTCACCGGTCGATCGCGGCAAACAGGGCTTGAAACGCTCGGGCATGACGGATGGTTACGGGATCCCGCTCGGCCGGGTCCTGGCCGGAGCGAACCGCCACGACTCGCCGCTGCTCTCGCCGACCCTGGACCTGCTGGACGACCTCGGGCCGCTGCCCAACGACATCATGGTGCACCTGGACGCCGGCTACGACTCGGACAAGACCCGCGCTGAACTGGCGGCCCGCGACCTGCGCGGACGCATCGCGCACAAGGGTGAGAAGGCGCCGATCCAGGCGAGCCGGCGGTGGCATGTCGAGCGTACGCACGCCTGGCAGAACGCCTTCTACCGCCTTTCCCGCTGCTACGAACGCCGCGCTACCGTCGTCAACGCCTTCTTCGATCTCGCGGACACGATCATCACCATCCGTAGCCTGATCCGTCGAGCCTGGGCCACCCATCGCTGGGACGAACGCCCCCACCGTCGCCCTTGAGTACCCGCCCTGCGCGCCTACCATGAGGCCGAAGCCGCCAGCACAGGATGGGTGACCCGAAGAAGACGGCCAACCGCCGTAGAAAGAAGTCGGCATGCTGCCAGAGTCGGAATTCGCCGTCATCCTCGGGATGTCCCCCGAACAGCGTGCGGCCTTCGTCGCAGGGGTAGCCGAGCGGGTCTTCGACCTGTACATGGACTGCGCACGGCCGTACCGCAGCAACGTTTGGGAAGCGATCACAGCTGCATGGGGCCGGGCATCCGGCGAGACCATACCTGGCGAGACCGCCGCTCGTCTGGCAGAAGCCCTCGATCAAGAAGCAGCCAGCTACTGCGACGATCTAGATGAGAGCATCGACATTCCCTTTGAGGTGATCACCGCCGTCGGCCACGCGCTCAAGGCCGCCTTCTTCGGCGACCCCAAAGACGCTGAAGCGGCCGCGAACTTCGCGACGGGCGGCATCGCCCGCGCAGCTCACGCATGCAACGACGATCAGGACAGGGCAGTACAGGAAGAACTCGGCTGGCAACTCGACTGGCTGCGTTACGTCAGTACGACCGAGGCGGAAGCCACCCGCGACGGATTCTCAGCACGCACAGTGACCAAGCCGACTTGGTATCT
It includes:
- a CDS encoding transposase, translated to MKHYPAGFKADAVALYQSRPGATIKSVAADLGVNTETLRNWIRAADGRPAGSHVTHQAAGPAASTSLEAKNAALRKQNAELRQEREILRKAAKYFAGATNW
- a CDS encoding IS5 family transposase, translated to MPVLPSWLTDPLWEQFAALLPERPTVDPSHPLGCHRRRISDRIVFDKLLQLLRFGCSYQAISDTTCSATTIRNRRDEWIRLGVFGRLKQITLESYDRIVGLVLDQIAVDGSITKAPGGGEVAGRSPVDRGKQGLKRSGMTDGYGIPLGRVLAGANRHDSPLLSPTLDLLDDLGPLPNDIMVHLDAGYDSDKTRAELAARDLRGRIAHKGEKAPIQASRRWHVERTHAWQNAFYRLSRCYERRATVVNAFFDLADTIITIRSLIRRAWATHRWDERPHRRP